The segment AACACGGCTACGAACCTGGTGATCGACCAGGTCGGTATCCCGGCCGTGAACCAGCGGCTGGCGGCGATGGGTCTGAAGAACACGCATCTCTACAAGAAGGTGTACAAGCCGGCGGAGGGTCAGGTTCCGGCGGACCAGAAACAGTTCGGGCTGGGCAAGACCACGGCGCGGGAAATGGCGGCGGTGATGGAGGCCATCGAGCGGTGCGAATTGAAAGACGCGGCGCTCTGCCGGCGTATGATCGAGATCCTGAGGGGTCAGCAGGACCGCAAGATGATTCCGCGGTACCTGGAGACGATCGATACGTCGGAAGAAGGCAGTGCGATCGCCAACAAGACCGGGGCGCTGGATGAGGTTCGCAACGATGTAGCGCTGGTTTACACGACCACGGGGCCGATCGTGATCTCGATCTTTACCTACGACAACCAGGACCGGAGTTGGACGCCAGAGAACCAGGCGGAGCTGCTGGTGGCACAGATGGCACGCGCCATCGTGCAGGCGTGGGCACCGAAAGGGGTTGGGACGGAGGAGCCAACTGCTGTCCGAAAGTAGGCGTCTAAGGGAACCGGTAGCACCTGCGACGGATGGAGCAAGGCGGAGGAGAGTTCAGATATGCGCGTGCTAGGGATATTGTTACTGACTACGGCGCTGGCGTTCGCAACCCAGGGACCGGATGAGGCGACGGCGACCGCGCCGAAAGCGACCGACACGAAGCCGGAGGCGACGGCGGAGGACGCTCCGGCCAGGATCGTGGTTCCGGCGGGGACCAAGGTGCCGCTGGTGCTCAAGCACGCAGTCTCGACCAAGAGCGCCCGGCCGGGCGACGGGGTCTACCTGGAAACCACGTTTCCGGTGACCCAGAACGACCGTATCGTCATTCCGGCGGGGACGTACGTGCAGGGCGAGATTACTTCGGTGAAGCGTTCCGGACGGGTGAAGGGGCGCGCCGAACTGCTGCTGCACTTCACCACGCTGATCTTCCCCAACGGCTACACGGTGACCCTGCCCGGCGCTCTGGAGAGCGTTCCCGGCTCCGAGGACAAGACCGTGAAGGACGATGAAGGCACGATCCAGGCCGAAGGCAGCAAGGGGCGGGACGTAGCCACCGCCGCCGGTACCGCAGCGACTGGCGCCGTGATCGGCGGGGTGGCGAGCGGCGGCAAGGGTGCGGCAGTCGGAGCCGGAGTCGGCGGGGCGGCAGGCGTGCTGATCGGTCTGCTCTCGCGCGGCAACGAGGTTCGCCTGGAATCGGGATCGGCGGTGGAGATGGTGCTGCAGCGCGAGCTGGTGCTCGAGGAACGGCGGCTGGACAAGCCCGCGCGCGAACTGGTGCCGGTGAAGCAGACCGATCACCGGTTGGAGAAGCCGGTGTTGACCCCGCCGCCGGACACCCACTGAGGGGCTCCCCGGGTCGTCTGCTACCATCGACTCCGCGATGGCTGTTCGCACCATCTTTGCCATGGCCGAGGACTGCGCCCGCGGGGAGCGGCGCGGCTGGCAGGAGTTCGTCCGCGACTACCTGACCATCGGCCGGCGGTTGCTGGAGCACTACTTCGGGGTGCTGAAACCGGAGCTGGACCACCATGTGGCGGCGGTGTTCGAGCGTGCGCGAGCGCAGGACAACGCCTGGTTCCGCGGCCTGCGCTTCGCCAACGAGCGCGAGTTCCTGATGGCATTCCGGGAACAGGTGTTCGTACACGGTCGCGAGGAGGCGCGGGTGCCGGTGCCGCGCATTTCCCTGGAGCAGTATGGGCAACTCATCGAAGGGCTCTCGCTGGTAGAGCGGGAGATGCTCTGGCTGTACGTAAAGGGCTACGGGGCGGAGCAGATCGCGTCCATGATCATGAACGCGGCTGCCACTGCGGAAGCCGTCAAGGGAGTAGCCCAGGAACGCATGGCAGGGTTGCTGCCGGGGCCGGTGACCGAGGTGTTCAGCGGCTCCGTGCATGCCCTGATCGAAGCGGCGGAGCAGGCACGGACCGAGACTTGCCTTCCGTGGAAGACCTTCAACAACCTGGTCAACGGGCAGATTGCATGGCGGGAGCGGGAAGTGGCGGAGGCCCACGTGCGCGGCTGCCTGTACTGCATCGACCGCTTCACATCGTTCCAGGAGATGATCCGCCACCGCAAGGACGCGGCACCGGCGTCGGAAGCCGACGTCGACACCCTGCTGGTCCGCCTGGGCTTCCCGGCGGGCCGGCAGAAGGGCCTGCTGGGGCGACTGTTCTCCCGCGAGTAGCACAAAAGTGGGGGTTCCATTTGAGAACCACCTGCAACTTTCGCTACGCCGACGGCGTCTCATGATATAGAGAGAGATATGAGCGCCGAAACCAAAGAGCGACTGCGGCGATGGGCCATACCGCTGGCCGTGCTTGGTCTGGGGAGCCTGGCAGGCGTTACCCTGGGCCTGGGCGGCTGGAAGGTGGCTATCCCCTTTCTGTACCAGGGGACGGAAGCCAGAGGGCTGTCCGATCCTTGGGAACAGCAGGCCGAACGCGAGATCGCACGGATCCGGGAGCGCCTGGACCGGGTCGCGAAGTCGCTGGAAGTCGCGTAGTTTCCTCACCGGGAGTGCGGCGATCCCGGTTCTTTTTCCATTTCCAGTTCTAATCTGCGGTAGGTGGCAGGCTGCCGAAGCAGCCGCGTGGAGACCTACGCTCGGGAGAGCTGACCTTGAGCGGCCGAGAACTGGAAGACCTGGGCGTTAATCTCGCGGCGTAGTTCATCCCAGATACTTTCCGGCATGGTGTTAAACACGCGCACGACCTCGGGGTCGAACTGCTTTCCGACCCAGCGGTTGATCTCCTCTTTGGCGGCGGCGTAGGACTGGGCCTTGCGATAGGGACGGTCGCTGGTGATGGCGTCGAGAGTGTCCGCAATGGAGAAGATGCGGGCCCCCAGGGGAATCTGCTCGGCGCGGAGGGAGCGAGGATACCCGGTGCCGTCGAAGCGTTCCTGGTGGGAATAGACGATCTCGGCGGCTTCAGTGAGGAAAGGGATCTTGCGCAGCATCTGGTAGCCGCGATAGCAATGCTCGCGCATGATAGCGATTTCCTCTTCGGTGAGGGAGCCGGGCTTGCGCAAGATGGCGTCGGGGATGGCCATCTTGCCGATGTCGTGCAGGAAGGCGCCGCGCGCGATGACGCGGATCTGTTCTGCCGGCAAGGCCATGGCGCGGGCGATAGCGATGGTGAATGCCGTAACCCGCTTGGAGTGCCCCTCGGTTTCGGCGTCCTTGAGGTCGAGCGCATCTCCCAGGGCTTCGAGCGTGATGTCGTAGGAGCGTTCCAGATCGCCCATGGCCTGGCGGAGCTGTTCCGTGCGGGAGGCCACCAATTGTTCCAGGTTGGACTGGTAGTTGCGGTTCTCGACCTTAAGGCGGCGGTTCTCCAGGGCGCGGCGGACGGTGGCCAAAAGTTGTTCGCGCTCGAAGGGCTTCAGCAAGTAGTCGTAAGCGCCGTTGCGGATGGCCGCCAGGGCAATGGAGATGTCATGGACGGCGGTCACCATGATGACGGGCATGTCCGGGTACTTTTCCTTCACGCGCTCCAGCAGGCCGATGCCGTCCAGTTCCGCCATCATGAGGTCGGAGAGCATGAGCTCGAACTCCGCGCCGGAGTCGAGGATGGCCAGGGCCTCCAGCCCGGAAGCCGCCTGGCGGCACTGATAGCCGGCGCTTCCCAACATGGAGGAAACGATTTCCCGTATGGATTCTTCGTCGTCGACGATGAGGATGCGCTCAGCGCTCATGGAACACGAAAAAGGTAACGTTACGCAGAGTTACTTCGGTTCGGCCACGGCCATTGTACACAGAGTCTTTTGAAAGACAATGTAAGAGA is part of the Terriglobales bacterium genome and harbors:
- a CDS encoding HD domain-containing phosphohydrolase, whose amino-acid sequence is MSAERILIVDDEESIREIVSSMLGSAGYQCRQAASGLEALAILDSGAEFELMLSDLMMAELDGIGLLERVKEKYPDMPVIMVTAVHDISIALAAIRNGAYDYLLKPFEREQLLATVRRALENRRLKVENRNYQSNLEQLVASRTEQLRQAMGDLERSYDITLEALGDALDLKDAETEGHSKRVTAFTIAIARAMALPAEQIRVIARGAFLHDIGKMAIPDAILRKPGSLTEEEIAIMREHCYRGYQMLRKIPFLTEAAEIVYSHQERFDGTGYPRSLRAEQIPLGARIFSIADTLDAITSDRPYRKAQSYAAAKEEINRWVGKQFDPEVVRVFNTMPESIWDELRREINAQVFQFSAAQGQLSRA
- a CDS encoding serine hydrolase, with translation MARAHPGKVALYAKHLRTGEVVALDADRPVPTASVIKVPVMLEAFAQVKAGRRNLSDRVVLNDDNKVPGSGVLTFLHSGLEVTLEDAIVLMMVLSDNTATNLVIDQVGIPAVNQRLAAMGLKNTHLYKKVYKPAEGQVPADQKQFGLGKTTAREMAAVMEAIERCELKDAALCRRMIEILRGQQDRKMIPRYLETIDTSEEGSAIANKTGALDEVRNDVALVYTTTGPIVISIFTYDNQDRSWTPENQAELLVAQMARAIVQAWAPKGVGTEEPTAVRK